A part of Pseudobdellovibrionaceae bacterium genomic DNA contains:
- a CDS encoding site-specific integrase yields the protein MRQKPYSLNKDKYLLDEEFEYLMGILDHFEAQDTRNVLLLKLALATGARATELLNIRVKDLDKKEGSVYIFGIKGSNDRELPLKKTLFNSLIRHCEDKSPQDLVFDISYPRLIQIWLMYRPTHKKFHSLRHTFAIRLYKKTRDIRLLQVALGHRNIANTMIYADYVYSQQELRRLIL from the coding sequence ATGAGACAAAAGCCCTACTCTTTAAATAAAGATAAATATCTACTCGATGAAGAGTTTGAGTATTTAATGGGGATTTTGGATCACTTTGAAGCTCAAGACACACGCAACGTTTTATTACTGAAGTTAGCTCTGGCTACGGGCGCTCGAGCCACTGAGCTTTTAAATATAAGGGTCAAAGATTTAGATAAAAAAGAAGGCAGCGTCTATATTTTTGGAATCAAAGGCAGCAACGATCGAGAATTGCCACTTAAAAAAACACTGTTTAATAGTTTGATTCGTCACTGCGAAGACAAGTCCCCGCAAGATTTGGTTTTTGATATCTCCTACCCTAGGCTCATTCAAATTTGGCTGATGTACCGCCCTACTCATAAAAAGTTCCACTCTCTTAGGCACACCTTTGCCATTCGTCTCTATAAAAAAACCCGTGACATTCGTCTGCTTCAAGTGGCTCTTGGGCATCGAAATATTGCCAACACCATGATTTATGCCGACTATGTGTACTCACAACAAGAGCTAAGACGTTTGATTCTTTAA
- a CDS encoding leucine dehydrogenase: protein MSFELIEANGGHEKVVFCHNKEVGLKAIIAIHNTNLGPALGGTRMWPYKNDQEALVDVLRLSAGMSYKASAAGLNLGGGKAVIIGDPKKDKSEGLFRAFGTFVNSLGGNYITAEDVGTTVKDMEYVFCETPYVTGIPEALGGSGDPSPYTAYGVLMSIKASAKTKFGKDSLEGLKIAVQGLGNVGSNLVKYLVEEKAQVIVADIDAAKVAAVCNKYGVENMDPDEIITSKCDILAPCALGAVINDDTIDRLQCQVISGGANNVLARAEHGELLEKRSILYAPDFVANAGGLMNVYVELEGYSKDRAFEKVEAVYENMMNVFSMAQKEGISTAKAALKFAEKRIETIGALHRTHQARNGRPFSTLKEVLARKG, encoded by the coding sequence ATGTCATTTGAATTGATTGAAGCCAATGGCGGTCATGAGAAAGTTGTTTTTTGCCATAATAAAGAGGTGGGGTTAAAAGCCATCATTGCCATCCACAACACCAACTTAGGTCCAGCTTTGGGTGGAACAAGGATGTGGCCCTACAAAAACGACCAAGAAGCTCTAGTGGATGTCTTAAGACTTTCCGCAGGGATGAGCTATAAAGCGTCCGCAGCAGGTTTAAACTTAGGTGGCGGTAAAGCTGTGATCATCGGTGACCCTAAAAAAGATAAAAGTGAAGGGCTATTTCGAGCCTTTGGGACTTTTGTGAACTCACTGGGTGGAAATTATATCACCGCAGAAGATGTGGGAACCACAGTGAAGGATATGGAGTATGTGTTTTGCGAAACTCCTTACGTGACAGGAATTCCTGAAGCTCTTGGAGGTTCAGGTGATCCAAGTCCTTATACAGCGTATGGTGTTTTGATGTCGATTAAGGCTTCGGCTAAAACCAAATTTGGGAAGGACTCTTTAGAAGGTCTTAAAATTGCGGTTCAAGGTTTGGGAAATGTTGGAAGTAATCTTGTAAAGTATTTAGTTGAAGAAAAGGCTCAGGTGATTGTCGCTGATATCGATGCGGCAAAAGTCGCAGCCGTATGCAATAAGTACGGGGTGGAGAACATGGATCCTGATGAGATCATCACTTCGAAGTGTGACATCTTAGCCCCTTGTGCCTTAGGGGCCGTGATTAACGACGACACGATTGATCGTTTGCAATGCCAAGTGATCTCAGGCGGGGCGAACAACGTGTTAGCGCGTGCAGAGCATGGTGAACTTTTAGAAAAAAGATCCATCCTTTATGCCCCTGACTTTGTGGCTAATGCAGGCGGGTTGATGAATGTGTATGTGGAGCTAGAAGGTTACTCTAAGGACAGAGCCTTTGAAAAAGTAGAAGCTGTGTATGAGAATATGATGAATGTTTTTAGCATGGCTCAAAAAGAAGGAATCTCTACCGCAAAAGCAGCGTTGAAGTTTGCAGAAAAGCGCATTGAGACTATCGGGGCTTTACACAGAACCCATCAAGCTCGTAATGGAAGACCATTTTCAACACTTAAAGAAGTTTTAGCAAGGAAGGGCTAG
- a CDS encoding tetratricopeptide repeat protein, with the protein MAAQNKPTPTVKKQFSIIDFFEDLGTWAENNATALVIAFTGVVVACIFAVGLSIYQNSVEEKRFAEAYEIEKQFVELMTAAEANNPENPTPMMSSLTPAKVEEVQPKVLAFVKAHPKSDAARNLAIKWVSKLYDIKSYDQAVNIMNELKPNSKSSISGLALLLKGTTLMEAGQNSEAIKVFQDILKQDNWAYVHPEASYHLSMAQIKDNDPDAAILSLKNIHDTYADKKEVSAQATKVMRWLQYQKAQKSKAEAATN; encoded by the coding sequence ATGGCAGCACAGAATAAACCAACACCTACAGTAAAAAAACAATTTTCAATTATTGATTTCTTTGAAGACCTTGGGACATGGGCAGAAAACAATGCCACAGCTTTAGTGATCGCTTTTACTGGCGTGGTCGTGGCCTGTATCTTTGCTGTAGGTCTTAGCATTTATCAAAACAGTGTTGAAGAAAAACGTTTTGCTGAAGCTTACGAGATTGAAAAGCAATTTGTAGAACTGATGACGGCCGCAGAAGCCAACAATCCAGAAAATCCCACACCCATGATGAGTTCTCTCACACCTGCAAAAGTGGAAGAGGTTCAACCTAAGGTTCTTGCTTTTGTAAAGGCTCACCCTAAATCTGATGCGGCTAGAAATTTAGCGATCAAGTGGGTTTCAAAACTTTATGATATCAAATCTTACGATCAGGCAGTAAATATCATGAACGAACTTAAGCCTAATTCAAAAAGCAGCATTTCAGGTTTGGCTTTACTCCTTAAGGGCACCACACTGATGGAAGCAGGACAAAACTCTGAGGCCATCAAAGTGTTTCAGGACATTTTAAAGCAAGACAATTGGGCGTATGTTCACCCTGAAGCCTCTTACCACTTAAGCATGGCACAGATTAAAGACAACGATCCTGATGCCGCCATTTTAAGTTTAAAAAATATCCATGATACTTATGCCGACAAAAAAGAAGTCAGTGCCCAAGCCACAAAAGTGATGCGTTGGTTGCAATATCAAAAGGCCCAAAAGTCTAAGGCAGAAGCGGCCACGAATTAA
- a CDS encoding PQQ-like beta-propeller repeat protein: protein MWSCKLIIVTAVIFGLFTQMGCTSTYKNEDVFLRRWVRDTKSQSYTGNYNNMVFHPLVFDDLVVAGNNVDGLVAYSKVMGLKKWTYKEEGGVSNPGIAVGSYIFFSTYNGKAIALNAANGKLFWSTDINYPTFKPFVFDNGRIYIHTQNDEMISLEASSGERIWTHKHGGAQNIQVSSTNTPVLLGSLIVSGFSDGSIVALEKTSGRERWSRRLNFQSRFRDLTAITIFDKDKLLVGGYDDGVYALNGLDGSVIWKKDLAVTSNFILIEEEGPQTTSVGDSLSSTEGKTGAVKDENSGGGSSPVATSASRTRSQACASSLDEKIYCLNPQNGQQIQVIRTVSPATQLAFYNKKLFYGLSEGGLGVFDLVSRKAYRYPTFAGVSALPVADPKQDSVVYFSSNAGNVYSLRYTF, encoded by the coding sequence ATGTGGAGTTGTAAGCTCATTATTGTTACTGCGGTTATATTTGGTCTATTTACTCAAATGGGCTGCACTTCGACTTATAAAAATGAGGATGTCTTTTTACGACGGTGGGTTCGAGATACAAAATCTCAAAGCTACACTGGCAACTACAACAATATGGTCTTTCACCCTTTGGTTTTTGATGATCTAGTTGTGGCGGGCAACAATGTAGATGGACTGGTGGCCTACTCTAAAGTGATGGGTCTAAAAAAATGGACTTATAAAGAAGAGGGTGGGGTTTCTAATCCTGGCATTGCTGTAGGGTCTTATATCTTTTTCAGTACTTATAATGGTAAAGCCATAGCCCTTAATGCGGCCAATGGAAAATTATTTTGGTCTACTGACATTAACTATCCCACATTTAAACCTTTTGTATTTGATAACGGTAGAATTTATATCCACACTCAGAATGATGAAATGATCAGCCTTGAAGCGTCGTCAGGTGAGCGTATATGGACCCATAAACATGGTGGCGCACAAAACATTCAAGTCAGTTCCACCAACACTCCTGTGCTGTTAGGCTCACTCATTGTCAGTGGGTTTTCTGATGGAAGCATTGTGGCTTTAGAAAAAACCAGTGGACGTGAACGCTGGAGCCGCCGTTTGAATTTTCAAAGCCGTTTTCGTGACCTTACTGCCATCACTATTTTTGATAAAGATAAGCTTCTGGTGGGAGGTTATGATGATGGGGTGTATGCCTTAAATGGTCTGGATGGTTCTGTAATTTGGAAAAAAGATTTAGCTGTCACCTCAAATTTTATTCTTATTGAGGAAGAAGGACCACAGACGACATCTGTAGGCGATAGCCTTTCTTCTACCGAAGGGAAAACAGGGGCAGTAAAAGACGAAAATAGTGGAGGAGGTTCATCACCAGTAGCGACATCTGCCTCAAGAACCCGCTCACAAGCCTGCGCGAGTTCACTGGATGAAAAGATCTACTGTTTAAATCCTCAAAATGGCCAGCAGATTCAAGTGATTCGAACTGTTTCTCCTGCCACGCAACTGGCTTTTTATAATAAAAAGCTTTTTTATGGATTGTCAGAAGGGGGATTAGGAGTGTTCGATTTGGTTTCCAGAAAGGCTTATAGATATCCTACCTTTGCTGGAGTTTCGGCATTACCTGTTGCTGATCCCAAACAAGATTCCGTGGTGTATTTCAGCTCCAATGCTGGAAATGTATATTCCTTAAGATACACTTTTTAA
- a CDS encoding thioredoxin family protein translates to MPIKPLISKQNFAYLATTLTTTVLFSVSTFAQSTGFSIDKYLQECGGKIYSTCDSGKLNQETIYNDAKQVAIQENKQIMLVIGADWCPACRQFSAMLKSDEKRELLLSKVVLVELNGDLRSTKELAEKLNISYYAYPQAFVLDAKTDAVDKMFYPSMFHNVQALADHLDLKSSVDAQIPKPPRVGNVDVSVLESDIALTDDFGPSTFYKNPTTTEQKFINQGIAAIHVFHYLDAYRSFSMAAKANPKSPMAYVGQIMAMTNIDSFNGDYFNKKSVQQLMEISKDPNLTAEDKVWIQFGKSLAISKASSYTQDELAGTKPMMFAYQDVITVDKDNYDGHGLITWLLISMMPSPDKVFNEILKKDPQNAGAHHYLTHVAEMRNDMQKARHHAAILKDIAKGSAHAQHMYGHTLPQRGDWEEALKYFKLAHQIHIDWANKYKIAPEQDWHYGHNLDLMAAAYLGLNQFDMAIQVWGEAQKFDSRALPHLIALMVINDDKDVDQIIAYYERAGYVDYFKPLRTELDLTTSNVTNALLGESKLDKLMQRVRVEYLARQGKSGNAVSDFLGGILGSKPATDETFDKTLNTDITSYLANKFTQGGFDGWSNAYLELLRLKRVAKILSLDDLTSALMPLEFTVQAGGLCSSNPEGKSLTKCLE, encoded by the coding sequence ATGCCAATAAAACCCCTCATTTCTAAACAGAATTTCGCGTATTTAGCGACCACATTAACAACCACAGTGTTGTTTTCGGTGTCGACTTTTGCCCAAAGTACAGGATTTTCTATTGATAAATACTTACAAGAATGTGGTGGAAAGATTTATTCTACTTGTGATTCTGGAAAATTAAATCAAGAAACAATTTATAACGATGCTAAACAAGTAGCCATTCAAGAAAATAAACAGATTATGCTTGTTATTGGTGCTGACTGGTGTCCCGCATGTAGACAGTTCTCTGCGATGCTTAAAAGCGATGAAAAAAGAGAGCTTTTATTAAGTAAAGTGGTTCTTGTGGAATTAAATGGGGATTTGCGTTCAACTAAAGAACTGGCTGAAAAGCTTAACATTTCTTATTACGCCTACCCTCAAGCCTTTGTTTTAGATGCTAAAACCGATGCCGTAGATAAAATGTTTTATCCTTCGATGTTCCACAACGTTCAGGCTTTGGCTGATCATTTAGATTTAAAATCTTCTGTAGATGCTCAAATTCCGAAACCTCCACGCGTGGGGAATGTAGATGTGAGCGTGCTAGAGTCTGACATCGCACTTACAGATGATTTTGGTCCTTCCACTTTTTATAAAAACCCTACAACGACAGAACAAAAATTTATCAATCAAGGTATTGCTGCGATACATGTGTTCCATTATTTAGATGCCTACAGATCATTCAGTATGGCTGCAAAAGCCAATCCTAAATCTCCTATGGCTTATGTAGGTCAGATTATGGCAATGACCAACATTGATAGTTTTAACGGAGATTATTTCAATAAAAAGTCAGTACAACAACTTATGGAGATCTCTAAAGACCCTAATCTGACTGCCGAAGACAAAGTATGGATTCAGTTTGGTAAATCTTTAGCCATCAGTAAAGCTTCTAGTTATACACAAGACGAACTTGCAGGCACAAAACCCATGATGTTTGCTTATCAAGATGTGATCACCGTAGATAAAGACAACTACGATGGACACGGACTTATCACTTGGCTTTTGATCTCTATGATGCCGTCTCCTGATAAGGTATTTAACGAGATTCTTAAAAAAGACCCTCAAAACGCAGGAGCCCATCACTATCTGACCCACGTGGCAGAAATGCGCAATGATATGCAAAAGGCCAGACACCATGCTGCGATTTTAAAAGACATCGCCAAAGGTTCTGCCCATGCTCAACACATGTATGGTCACACCTTACCGCAAAGAGGAGATTGGGAAGAGGCTTTAAAGTATTTTAAACTGGCTCACCAAATTCATATTGATTGGGCTAACAAATATAAAATCGCCCCTGAACAAGATTGGCACTATGGTCATAACTTAGATTTAATGGCAGCAGCTTACTTAGGTTTAAATCAATTTGATATGGCCATTCAAGTGTGGGGTGAAGCGCAGAAGTTCGACTCCAGAGCCCTTCCGCATTTGATTGCACTGATGGTGATCAATGACGACAAAGACGTCGACCAGATTATCGCTTATTATGAAAGAGCGGGTTACGTTGACTACTTCAAACCACTAAGAACGGAGCTTGATTTAACAACTAGCAATGTCACCAATGCCCTTCTAGGAGAATCAAAGCTTGATAAATTGATGCAAAGAGTACGAGTGGAATACCTCGCTCGCCAAGGAAAAAGTGGCAACGCTGTCTCTGATTTCTTGGGTGGAATTTTAGGTTCTAAACCTGCTACTGATGAAACTTTTGATAAGACACTCAACACAGATATCACCTCTTACCTAGCTAATAAATTTACACAAGGTGGATTTGATGGCTGGAGTAATGCGTATCTTGAACTTTTAAGACTAAAACGTGTGGCTAAGATTTTATCTTTAGATGATCTCACATCTGCACTTATGCCTCTTGAGTTTACTGTGCAAGCTGGTGGTCTGTGCAGTTCAAACCCCGAAGGAAAGAGTCTGACTAAATGTTTAGAATAG
- a CDS encoding DUF177 domain-containing protein has translation MSKLCFIPLNEIDDQGRSLVFDSYEALGGDPKELDLFNFNCQVKIHKAGDGYYINGKVQFKRALPCSLCGADSSYSQNLKIEEFLRLDPSFDAADEDVAKSDESNSLVVRSAMWNFKEFIRETILLEEPVQFYAHDENPLDTCPEYENLVKKGILTGEDENKGSNAFEALKNLRF, from the coding sequence ATGTCTAAATTATGTTTTATTCCTTTAAATGAGATTGATGATCAAGGCCGTAGCTTGGTTTTTGATTCCTACGAAGCCTTGGGGGGCGACCCTAAAGAGCTGGATTTGTTTAATTTTAACTGCCAAGTTAAAATCCATAAAGCGGGAGACGGATACTATATCAATGGCAAGGTGCAGTTTAAGCGCGCCCTGCCCTGTTCTTTATGTGGGGCCGACTCCTCTTATTCACAAAACCTTAAAATTGAAGAGTTTTTGCGTTTAGACCCTTCTTTTGATGCCGCCGATGAGGATGTGGCCAAAAGTGATGAGTCTAATTCTTTAGTGGTGCGCTCGGCGATGTGGAACTTTAAAGAGTTCATCAGAGAGACCATTTTGCTTGAAGAGCCTGTTCAATTCTACGCCCATGATGAGAACCCCTTAGACACCTGCCCCGAGTACGAAAACCTCGTTAAAAAGGGCATTTTAACGGGTGAGGACGAAAATAAAGGCTCTAATGCCTTTGAAGCTCTAAAAAATTTAAGATTCTAG
- the rpmF gene encoding 50S ribosomal protein L32, protein MPMPKSKISRSKKGMRRSHDALKAPTASKCSNCGAYHKPHHLCLSCGYYNGKEVVSAQL, encoded by the coding sequence ATGCCGATGCCTAAGAGTAAAATTTCTAGATCTAAAAAAGGGATGAGACGTTCTCATGACGCTTTAAAAGCACCAACTGCAAGCAAGTGTTCAAACTGTGGAGCTTATCATAAGCCTCATCACCTATGCTTATCTTGCGGTTACTACAACGGTAAAGAAGTCGTTTCAGCTCAATTATAA
- a CDS encoding ketoacyl-ACP synthase III — MYQSCVKGTGSYLPKKELTNKDLEKLVETSDEWILSRTGIASRHIAADNEVTSDLAKVAAERAIEAAGISVKDIDFIFFATTTPDQIMPNSASVLQHKLGASHCGALDVTAACSGFLYCHSIADQMIRSGAYKNILVVGAEVLSRFVDYEDRTTCILFGDGAGAAIISRADQNSESKVYGHKLAADGSLGDLLALPAGGSALPARQNTVDEKLHFVKMNGREIFKAAVRTMAKCCAEVLEETKMQAEQIDWLVPHQANTRIVEAVVKQFDFPMDKVIIEIERMGNTSAATIPVALDKAVRDGRIQRGQNIMFTAFGGGLTSGSLFIKY; from the coding sequence ATGTACCAGTCGTGTGTTAAAGGAACAGGTTCCTACCTACCTAAAAAAGAACTTACAAATAAAGACTTAGAAAAACTTGTCGAAACTTCTGATGAGTGGATATTAAGTCGCACAGGCATTGCCTCGAGGCATATTGCCGCTGACAATGAGGTGACCAGTGATCTCGCTAAGGTCGCTGCGGAACGTGCCATCGAAGCCGCAGGAATCTCGGTCAAAGATATTGATTTTATCTTTTTTGCCACCACTACCCCTGATCAAATCATGCCCAACTCGGCCTCTGTACTCCAGCACAAATTAGGGGCTTCTCATTGCGGAGCCTTAGATGTTACAGCCGCCTGCTCTGGGTTTTTATATTGTCATTCAATTGCTGACCAAATGATCCGCTCTGGGGCCTATAAAAATATTCTTGTTGTGGGAGCTGAAGTGCTCTCACGTTTTGTCGATTATGAAGATCGCACTACATGTATTTTATTTGGTGATGGTGCAGGGGCTGCAATCATCTCTCGTGCGGATCAAAATTCAGAGTCTAAGGTCTATGGGCACAAATTAGCTGCCGATGGGTCTTTAGGTGATCTGTTGGCACTTCCTGCAGGGGGTTCTGCTCTTCCTGCCCGCCAGAATACGGTGGATGAAAAGTTACACTTTGTAAAAATGAACGGTCGTGAAATTTTTAAAGCGGCTGTACGTACAATGGCGAAATGCTGTGCGGAAGTTTTAGAAGAAACAAAAATGCAAGCAGAACAGATTGATTGGTTAGTTCCACACCAAGCCAACACTCGTATTGTTGAAGCCGTAGTGAAGCAATTTGATTTTCCTATGGACAAAGTCATCATTGAAATTGAACGCATGGGGAACACTTCAGCAGCCACTATCCCTGTAGCCCTTGATAAGGCCGTTCGTGATGGACGCATTCAGCGTGGTCAAAATATCATGTTCACTGCCTTTGGCGGTGGACTGACCAGTGGAAGTTTATTTATTAAATACTAA
- the fabD gene encoding ACP S-malonyltransferase, with amino-acid sequence MSLAFVYPGQGSQSVGMGKFLFENFTTAKRAFEESSDAISVDMKKLCFEGPEETLMLTENTQPAIVTVSAAATLVLKEEFGLNPSTVAGHSVGEYAACIAAEVLSLSDAVVAVKNRGQYMQEAVPAGVGAMAAFMGVEASDVVSICKWAESTSGLGALEPANFNAPGQIVISGHAKVLSWLSDHLDQYPWPGEKPKRLKVIPLKVSAPFHCSLMLPAQEKMQVLLEGMNFNAPKCQIIQNVTADVTTDPALIRKNLVTQMSGSVRWIESMEKLSELGVTRAIEVGSGQVLKGLMKKILPEFENFKNINSLEEIKSLS; translated from the coding sequence ATGTCATTAGCTTTTGTTTATCCAGGTCAAGGAAGCCAATCCGTAGGAATGGGAAAGTTTTTATTTGAAAACTTCACCACAGCTAAAAGAGCTTTTGAAGAGAGTTCGGATGCCATTTCAGTGGATATGAAAAAACTCTGCTTTGAAGGCCCTGAAGAGACTTTGATGCTCACAGAAAACACACAGCCCGCCATTGTGACTGTGTCTGCCGCAGCCACTTTAGTTTTAAAAGAAGAGTTTGGGCTAAATCCCAGTACAGTTGCAGGTCACTCTGTGGGTGAATATGCCGCGTGCATCGCCGCCGAAGTCTTAAGTCTATCTGATGCTGTTGTGGCAGTTAAAAACCGAGGCCAATACATGCAAGAGGCCGTACCCGCAGGCGTAGGTGCTATGGCCGCCTTTATGGGTGTAGAAGCCAGTGATGTGGTGAGCATCTGCAAATGGGCCGAGTCTACAAGTGGTTTAGGTGCACTTGAACCAGCTAATTTTAATGCTCCTGGACAGATTGTGATCAGTGGTCATGCAAAGGTGTTAAGTTGGCTTTCTGATCATTTAGATCAGTATCCATGGCCTGGGGAAAAACCTAAAAGACTCAAAGTGATTCCTCTTAAGGTCTCTGCCCCTTTCCATTGCTCTTTGATGTTACCTGCACAAGAAAAAATGCAAGTGCTTTTAGAAGGCATGAATTTTAATGCTCCTAAGTGTCAGATCATTCAAAATGTCACTGCAGATGTAACTACTGATCCTGCATTGATTCGTAAAAACTTAGTCACTCAAATGAGTGGATCTGTGCGCTGGATTGAAAGCATGGAAAAGTTAAGTGAGCTAGGCGTCACTCGGGCCATTGAAGTCGGATCAGGACAAGTGCTTAAAGGGCTTATGAAAAAGATTTTGCCTGAGTTTGAAAACTTTAAAAACATCAACAGCTTAGAAGAGATTAAAAGTTTATCGTAA
- the fabG gene encoding 3-oxoacyl-[acyl-carrier-protein] reductase, translated as MFSVQDKNIFITGSSRGIGAGLAQLLAQAGAKVTITYGASKEAAEKLHSDLPGAGHLLLHMDMNNEDSVTKAFNEALEKWGGKLDGLVNNAGITRDQLLLRMKSQDFDDVYQTNLRGSFYTTKLALKPMMKQKKGSIVNISSVVGSMGNPGQANYAATKAGLEAFTKSVAKEIGSRGIRVNSVAPGFIKTDMTENLSEDQKTALTEGLPLGRLGEVQDIAAAVIFLLSDASSYVTGHTLHVNGGMYMD; from the coding sequence ATGTTCTCAGTTCAGGACAAAAATATTTTTATTACAGGTTCCAGTCGAGGCATTGGTGCGGGACTCGCACAACTGTTAGCGCAAGCAGGTGCTAAAGTGACCATCACCTATGGGGCGTCTAAAGAAGCTGCGGAAAAACTTCACAGTGATCTTCCAGGTGCAGGTCATCTGCTTTTACACATGGACATGAATAACGAAGACTCTGTCACTAAGGCGTTTAACGAAGCTTTAGAGAAGTGGGGTGGAAAATTAGATGGTCTAGTGAATAACGCAGGTATCACCCGTGACCAACTGCTTTTAAGAATGAAATCTCAGGATTTTGATGATGTATATCAGACCAATCTACGAGGCAGCTTTTACACTACGAAATTGGCTCTTAAGCCCATGATGAAGCAAAAAAAAGGCTCCATTGTGAACATCTCTAGTGTGGTGGGCTCTATGGGAAATCCTGGACAGGCCAACTATGCCGCCACTAAAGCAGGCTTAGAGGCCTTCACTAAGTCTGTGGCTAAAGAGATTGGCTCTCGTGGTATACGAGTCAACTCGGTGGCCCCTGGGTTTATCAAAACAGATATGACTGAAAATCTGTCTGAAGATCAGAAAACAGCCCTCACTGAAGGACTCCCCTTAGGACGTTTAGGGGAAGTGCAAGACATTGCAGCGGCTGTGATCTTTCTTTTAAGCGATGCCTCGTCCTATGTGACAGGCCATACGCTCCATGTAAACGGCGGAATGTATATGGACTAG
- the acpP gene encoding acyl carrier protein — protein MSLDPKIKKIIEDQLGVEGDKVKPEASFIDDLGADSLDIVELVMAMEEEFGLEIPDEDAEKLKKVQDVVDYIQSKQG, from the coding sequence ATGTCTTTAGATCCAAAAATTAAAAAAATCATTGAAGATCAATTAGGTGTTGAGGGTGATAAAGTAAAGCCTGAGGCTTCTTTTATTGACGATCTTGGGGCTGACAGTCTGGATATCGTTGAACTCGTCATGGCTATGGAAGAAGAGTTTGGTCTTGAAATTCCAGATGAAGATGCTGAGAAACTTAAAAAAGTTCAAGATGTTGTTGATTACATCCAAAGCAAACAAGGTTAA
- the fabF gene encoding beta-ketoacyl-ACP synthase II — MFNRTPKEQRRVVVTGMGALSPLGLSVTESWEKAINAQSGIGKIESFDTENYAVKFAGEVKGFDPEAYVSKKDIKKMDRFIPFCLAATDMAIKDSGLDLDKINLQRVGTLIGVGLGGLPYIEQQHQVLMERGPSRLSPFFIPSTISNLAPGHVSMKYGFQGPNFTVTSACASGAHAIGEAAKYIRDGHCDVMIAGGSESVVCGMAIGGFAAMKALSTRNDSPQTASRPFDKTRDGFVLSEGAATLILEDYEVAKKRGAKIYAEVLGYGLSSDAYHMTSPAPEGRGAALAMRVALEDAEINPEDIQYINAHGTSTPAGDELESMAVESVFGDHAKKLWMSSTKGVMGHSLGAAGAIESVFSIMALHTGVVPPTANLETPDENCRLDYVPGAAREKALSAVLNNSFGFGGTNCSLIFSKI; from the coding sequence ATGTTTAACAGAACTCCCAAAGAACAAAGACGTGTTGTAGTCACAGGGATGGGTGCATTGTCCCCTCTGGGTCTAAGTGTGACCGAGTCATGGGAAAAGGCCATCAATGCTCAATCTGGAATTGGAAAAATTGAAAGTTTTGATACAGAAAATTACGCCGTAAAATTTGCAGGCGAAGTTAAAGGTTTTGATCCAGAAGCCTATGTTTCCAAAAAAGATATTAAAAAAATGGATCGCTTTATCCCCTTCTGTTTGGCCGCAACGGATATGGCCATTAAAGATTCGGGTTTAGATTTAGATAAAATCAATTTACAACGAGTAGGTACACTGATTGGTGTGGGATTAGGTGGTCTACCTTATATCGAACAGCAGCACCAAGTGCTTATGGAAAGAGGGCCCAGCCGACTTTCTCCATTTTTTATTCCTTCTACTATTTCTAACTTAGCCCCTGGGCATGTTTCTATGAAATATGGATTTCAAGGACCTAATTTCACCGTGACTTCGGCTTGCGCTTCTGGGGCTCACGCGATTGGAGAAGCCGCAAAATACATTCGTGATGGTCATTGCGATGTGATGATTGCAGGAGGCTCTGAGTCCGTGGTGTGTGGTATGGCTATAGGTGGGTTTGCGGCTATGAAAGCCCTTTCCACTCGGAATGACTCTCCTCAAACTGCGTCCCGTCCCTTTGATAAAACTCGCGATGGATTTGTGCTTTCTGAAGGTGCGGCCACTTTAATTTTAGAAGACTACGAAGTAGCTAAAAAACGTGGAGCTAAGATTTATGCTGAAGTCTTGGGTTATGGTTTATCTTCTGATGCTTACCATATGACTTCCCCTGCTCCTGAAGGTCGTGGGGCCGCACTGGCTATGCGTGTGGCTTTAGAAGACGCTGAAATCAATCCTGAAGACATTCAGTACATCAACGCCCATGGCACAAGTACTCCTGCGGGAGACGAACTGGAAAGCATGGCCGTAGAAAGTGTTTTTGGGGATCATGCTAAGAAACTTTGGATGAGCAGCACAAAAGGCGTGATGGGTCACTCTTTAGGAGCCGCAGGAGCCATTGAAAGTGTATTTTCCATTATGGCCTTACACACAGGTGTTGTGCCCCCAACGGCTAACCTTGAAACTCCTGATGAGAACTGTCGTTTAGACTATGTCCCAGGTGCGGCAAGAGAAAAGGCCTTATCCGCAGTTTTAAATAACAGCTTCGGTTTTGGTGGTACAAACTGCTCTTTGATTTTTAGTAAAATTTAA